The following are from one region of the Nostoc cf. commune SO-36 genome:
- a CDS encoding transposase, whose translation MYLNSLTDEEWLIIEPLLPKKKLTRPPTWSKRQILDGIFYQLKNGCNWADLTVGFAALFHSFLALQAVAK comes from the coding sequence ATGTATTTAAATAGTTTAACAGATGAAGAGTGGTTAATTATTGAACCATTATTACCTAAAAAGAAGCTGACTCGTCCACCTACATGGAGTAAAAGACAAATTTTAGATGGCATCTTTTATCAACTGAAAAATGGCTGTAATTGGGCTGACTTGACCGTTGGATTTGCCGCCCTATTCCACAGTTTTTTGGCATTACAAGCAGTGGCGAAGTGA
- a CDS encoding O-antigen ligase family protein, translating into MINIFFLLILFSSLLGRIKVPGINIGIHYLLLSAFSFGVISLSVKLIPEVLKKHKTILISISLLYFWMWLSSLISPFPNTAITYSLKYSTYFIVFFAFLVLSFRNVKTSSLTFYYRSILYLLQIIAVFGFLEALFPNHWIFELLKFPSYYPQIGSIMQNPNQFGVIVSIGLCLSLILEKQKNISKFELYISEFVFLISLALSASRNAWLVFILGMFLLLIYEIISIKKMIFIMSIWLLCIISIPVSTYRIGLGNSKIFPLINLFSTNPSNIVLPSPVGTALSRFALWQAAIIETIKRPISGIGVGVFAEHIGVKVFGVKGYHAHNIFLNVLVEQGVAGLLLFTNFLVKIASKVKYANPVTIIPIIMFLASQLPDFFAEDYTFTTIEFYFLAATITSRKDFVIESKPEIIYNVQKISGK; encoded by the coding sequence ATGATTAATATATTTTTCCTGCTCATACTATTTTCTTCGCTTCTAGGGCGGATAAAAGTTCCTGGAATAAATATTGGTATTCATTATTTATTACTTTCTGCATTTAGCTTTGGTGTAATTAGTTTATCTGTAAAATTAATACCAGAAGTTTTAAAAAAGCATAAAACTATTTTGATATCTATTAGTCTACTGTATTTTTGGATGTGGCTGTCTTCATTGATTAGCCCATTTCCAAATACAGCGATTACTTATAGTCTGAAATATTCTACTTACTTTATAGTATTTTTTGCTTTTTTAGTTCTAAGTTTTAGAAATGTCAAAACCTCATCTTTAACATTTTACTATCGTTCTATATTATATTTATTACAAATAATTGCGGTTTTTGGTTTTCTAGAAGCTTTATTTCCCAATCATTGGATTTTTGAATTATTAAAATTTCCAAGTTATTATCCTCAGATTGGTTCAATCATGCAAAATCCTAACCAGTTTGGGGTAATAGTTTCTATTGGATTATGTTTAAGTTTAATTTTAGAAAAACAGAAAAACATATCTAAATTTGAATTATATATAAGCGAATTTGTTTTTCTTATTTCCCTAGCTTTGTCTGCCAGTAGAAATGCTTGGCTAGTTTTTATTCTTGGTATGTTTCTTTTATTAATATATGAAATCATTAGTATTAAAAAAATGATTTTTATTATGAGTATATGGCTTTTATGCATTATATCTATACCAGTATCTACATATAGAATTGGTTTGGGAAATAGTAAAATATTTCCCTTAATTAATTTATTTTCAACCAATCCTAGCAACATAGTGCTTCCTAGCCCTGTAGGTACAGCTTTATCAAGGTTTGCCCTTTGGCAGGCAGCTATTATTGAAACTATTAAAAGGCCAATTTCAGGTATAGGAGTAGGGGTTTTTGCAGAACATATAGGAGTGAAAGTTTTTGGAGTTAAAGGTTATCACGCACACAACATATTTTTGAATGTTTTAGTAGAACAAGGAGTTGCTGGATTATTACTATTTACAAATTTTTTAGTAAAAATAGCATCTAAAGTTAAATATGCTAATCCTGTTACTATCATTCCGATTATTATGTTTTTAGCATCTCAATTGCCCGATTTTTTTGCTGAAGACTATACTTTTACAACTATTGAGTTTTATTTTCTAGCAGCAACTATCACTTCTAGAAAAGATTTTGTAATTGAATCAAAACCTGAAATTATTTACAATGTTCAAAAAATCTCCGGTAAATAA
- a CDS encoding glycosyltransferase family 4 protein: protein MFKKSPVNKRHFNLIFPNIFGFKGGIQVYSTFLLQALQDIYPEAHYDVFLKYDKHNLGQQQNLQFLTSTRFHYFGDLPRLLQTILFATKIIILAILQRPTIVISTHVNYATACYVLKLLTGIPYWVVAHGLEVWDLENKPTKLALQKADKIISVSNYTRQRLLEYQNIDSEKIVLLPNTFDANQFKINPKPPYLLKRYNLTDEQPVILTVTRMGRMAKYKGYDQILHALLKVRLHIPNVHFILAGKGDDLPRINALVTSLNLQDCVTIAGFVPDEELCAYYNLCDVFALPSKGEGFGIVYLEALACGKPVLAGNQDGSIDPLAEGKLGCLVNPDNVEEIANNLIQILQGDCSNPVVYQPEYLQQKTIEAFDFSRFRASLAKLVDGH, encoded by the coding sequence ATGTTCAAAAAATCTCCGGTAAATAAACGTCATTTTAACTTAATATTTCCGAACATATTTGGTTTTAAGGGAGGTATTCAAGTTTACTCAACATTTTTACTCCAAGCTTTACAAGATATATATCCTGAAGCTCATTATGACGTGTTTCTCAAGTATGACAAGCACAATTTAGGACAGCAGCAAAACTTGCAATTTTTAACTTCAACAAGATTTCATTATTTTGGAGATTTACCACGATTATTGCAAACCATTTTATTCGCTACCAAAATCATTATTTTGGCTATTCTCCAACGCCCCACTATAGTCATATCAACTCATGTTAACTATGCCACTGCTTGTTATGTTCTAAAACTTCTCACTGGGATTCCTTACTGGGTAGTTGCTCATGGCTTAGAAGTTTGGGATCTTGAGAATAAGCCTACAAAATTAGCATTACAAAAAGCAGATAAAATTATTAGTGTTAGTAATTACACTCGCCAGCGCTTGCTTGAATATCAAAATATTGATTCAGAAAAAATAGTTCTTTTACCTAATACGTTTGATGCCAATCAATTTAAAATAAATCCTAAACCTCCCTACTTGCTAAAACGATATAACTTAACAGATGAACAGCCTGTAATTTTAACAGTAACGCGGATGGGACGCATGGCAAAATACAAGGGTTATGACCAAATCCTTCATGCTTTACTTAAAGTGCGGTTGCATATCCCTAATGTTCACTTCATTCTTGCAGGGAAAGGGGATGATTTACCTCGAATTAATGCTTTAGTTACCAGCTTAAATCTACAAGATTGTGTCACTATTGCAGGATTTGTACCAGATGAAGAATTGTGTGCTTATTACAATCTCTGCGATGTTTTTGCTTTGCCTAGTAAAGGAGAAGGATTTGGTATTGTTTATCTAGAAGCTTTAGCTTGTGGGAAACCGGTGCTAGCAGGTAATCAAGATGGTTCTATAGATCCCTTGGCTGAGGGAAAATTGGGATGTTTAGTTAACCCTGATAACGTAGAAGAAATTGCCAATAATCTAATTCAAATCCTGCAAGGCGATTGCTCTAACCCAGTAGTTTACCAACCAGAATACTTGCAGCAAAAAACTATTGAAGCTTTTGATTTTAGTCGGTTTCGTGCAAGTTTAGCAAAGTTAGTTGATGGTCATTAA